In the Leifsonia sp. 466MF genome, one interval contains:
- the rpe gene encoding ribulose-phosphate 3-epimerase yields MASTPSADRIDPRVRINPSILAADFVNMQSEVARIATADLVHVDVMDNHFVPNLTFGPQMVGRIQDVSPIPLDVHLMIDDPDRWAPGYAELGAYSVTFHAEAAHDPIALARRLRSIGARAGIAVKPGTGVEPYLDLLEEFDQVLVMTVEPGFGGQSFMPETMPKLNALRQAVEARGLDVWLQVDGGITEETIVTAAAAGADTFVAGSSVFRGEPADRIAALRAAALPHLH; encoded by the coding sequence ATGGCTTCGACCCCTTCCGCCGACCGGATCGACCCGCGTGTCCGCATCAACCCCAGCATCCTGGCCGCCGACTTCGTCAACATGCAGAGCGAGGTCGCGCGCATCGCGACCGCCGACCTGGTGCACGTCGACGTGATGGACAACCACTTCGTCCCTAACCTCACGTTCGGGCCGCAGATGGTGGGCCGCATCCAGGATGTGAGCCCCATCCCGCTGGATGTGCACCTGATGATCGACGACCCGGACCGCTGGGCGCCGGGGTACGCGGAGCTCGGAGCGTACTCGGTGACCTTCCACGCCGAGGCTGCGCACGATCCCATCGCTCTGGCGCGCCGCCTGCGCTCGATCGGCGCGCGGGCGGGCATCGCGGTCAAGCCGGGCACCGGCGTCGAGCCCTACCTCGACCTGCTGGAGGAGTTCGACCAGGTGCTCGTCATGACGGTCGAGCCGGGGTTCGGCGGCCAGTCGTTCATGCCGGAGACCATGCCGAAACTGAACGCGCTCCGGCAGGCCGTCGAGGCGCGGGGTCTCGACGTGTGGCTGCAGGTGGACGGCGGCATCACCGAGGAGACGATCGTCACGGCGGCCGCGGCCGGGGCGGACACGTTCGTGGCGGGCTCCAGCGTCTTCCGCGGAGAGCCGGCGGACCGCATCGCGGCCCTCCGTGCCGCTGCGCTGCCGCACCTCCACTGA
- the fmt gene encoding methionyl-tRNA formyltransferase yields MRIVFAGTPAVALPSLEAVAARHEVVAVVTREDAPLGRKRVLTPSPVAEAAERLGLPVIKANRLGDDVTERIAALQPDLGVVVAYGGLVREPLLSLPRLGWVNLHFSLLPRWRGAAPVQRAVIAGDTETGAAVFHLVPELDAGDVYAELRRPIGPDETAGELLSALAEEGAALLADTADALAAGTAAATPQEGEVTLAPKLTLEDARLDLTEPAERVSARLRGVTPEPGAFVLLDGERFKVHEARTTDGEEPVAPGAVELRGKRVLVGTGTAPLELVTVQPAGKRAMPAADWLRGVASASASSAAGSTGVVFA; encoded by the coding sequence ATGCGCATCGTCTTCGCCGGAACGCCGGCCGTCGCCCTCCCGTCCCTGGAGGCCGTCGCGGCCCGGCACGAGGTGGTCGCCGTCGTCACCCGTGAGGATGCGCCGCTCGGCCGCAAGCGCGTGCTGACCCCGTCGCCCGTCGCGGAGGCTGCAGAGCGTCTCGGGCTACCGGTGATCAAGGCGAACCGGCTCGGCGACGACGTGACCGAACGCATCGCCGCCCTGCAGCCCGACCTCGGCGTGGTGGTGGCGTACGGCGGCCTGGTGCGCGAGCCGCTACTGTCGCTTCCGCGCCTCGGCTGGGTCAACCTCCACTTCTCCCTGCTCCCGCGTTGGCGGGGCGCCGCGCCTGTGCAGCGCGCCGTGATCGCCGGGGACACCGAGACCGGCGCGGCGGTCTTCCATCTCGTGCCGGAGCTCGACGCGGGGGATGTGTACGCCGAGCTGCGACGTCCCATCGGCCCGGATGAGACGGCCGGCGAGTTGCTCTCCGCCCTGGCCGAGGAGGGCGCGGCCCTGCTGGCCGACACCGCCGACGCGCTGGCCGCGGGCACGGCCGCCGCGACGCCCCAGGAGGGTGAAGTCACGCTGGCGCCGAAGCTGACGCTCGAGGATGCGCGCCTCGACCTCACCGAACCGGCCGAGCGGGTCTCCGCGCGGCTGCGCGGCGTGACGCCGGAGCCGGGCGCGTTCGTGCTGCTGGACGGCGAGCGGTTCAAGGTGCACGAAGCGCGGACGACCGACGGCGAGGAGCCCGTGGCTCCCGGCGCGGTCGAGCTGCGCGGCAAGCGGGTGCTCGTCGGGACGGGGACCGCTCCGCTGGAGCTCGTCACCGTCCAGCCGGCCGGGAAGCGCGCGATGCCGGCCGCCGACTGGCTGCGCGGTGTCGCCTCCGCGTCGGCCTCCTCCGCTGCCGGATCGACCGGGGTGGTGTTCGCATGA
- the hisF gene encoding imidazole glycerol phosphate synthase subunit HisF → MSVAVRVIPCLDVAAGRVVKGVNFQNLRDQGDPVELARRYFEQGADELTFLDVTATVDDRATTYDVVRATAEQVFIPLTVGGGVRSPEDVAKLLGHGADKVGVNSAAIARPELISEIAARFGAQVLVLSLDVKRSAATPSGFVVTTHGGRTETDLDALEWAARAIELGAGELLVNSIDADGTKEGFDLELIREMRALSSVPVIASGGAGALEHFVPAIQAGADAVLAASVFHQGELTIEQVKDELAAAGMEVRR, encoded by the coding sequence ATGAGCGTCGCGGTCCGGGTGATCCCCTGTCTCGACGTGGCCGCCGGCCGCGTCGTGAAGGGCGTGAACTTCCAGAACCTGCGCGACCAGGGCGACCCGGTCGAGCTCGCCCGGCGGTACTTCGAGCAGGGCGCGGACGAGCTGACCTTCCTGGATGTGACGGCGACCGTCGACGACCGCGCCACCACATACGACGTGGTGCGGGCGACGGCCGAGCAGGTCTTCATCCCGCTCACCGTCGGCGGCGGCGTGCGCAGCCCCGAGGATGTGGCAAAGCTCCTCGGCCACGGCGCCGACAAGGTGGGTGTCAACTCGGCCGCGATCGCGCGCCCGGAGCTGATCTCGGAGATCGCCGCCCGGTTCGGCGCGCAGGTGCTGGTGCTGTCGCTGGATGTGAAGCGCTCGGCCGCGACGCCGTCGGGTTTCGTGGTCACGACGCACGGCGGCCGAACGGAGACCGACCTCGATGCCCTGGAGTGGGCGGCGCGCGCGATCGAGCTGGGCGCGGGCGAGCTGCTGGTCAACTCCATCGACGCCGATGGCACCAAGGAGGGCTTCGACCTGGAGCTCATCCGCGAGATGCGCGCCCTGAGCAGCGTTCCCGTGATCGCCTCGGGCGGTGCGGGGGCGCTGGAGCACTTCGTTCCGGCCATCCAGGCGGGAGCCGACGCCGTGCTCGCGGCGAGCGTGTTCCACCAGGGTGAGCTGACGATCGAGCAGGTGAAGGACGAACTGGCCGCGGCCGGGATGGAGGTCCGCCGATGA
- the hisG gene encoding ATP phosphoribosyltransferase, whose translation MLKIAVPNKGSLSETAAQMLHEAGYVGRRDPKELIVTDARNGVEFFYLRPRDIATYVGSGALDVGITGRDLLLDSGSPAAEISALDFAASTFRFAGPAGVFAELADLEGKRVATSYPGLVGAFLGEHGVSTSLIKLDGAVESAVRLGVADAVADVVETGSTLRKQGLEIFGPVILESEAVLISSPSPAAGVDTLVRRLQGVMVARQYVLIDYNLPVALLEKAVALTPGVESPTVSPLGEPEWVAVRVMIKREQTNHIMDDLYELGARAILVTSIHAARI comes from the coding sequence ATGCTGAAGATCGCCGTCCCCAACAAGGGCTCCCTCTCCGAGACCGCGGCGCAGATGCTGCACGAGGCCGGCTATGTCGGCCGCCGCGACCCGAAGGAGCTCATCGTCACCGACGCCCGCAACGGCGTCGAGTTCTTCTATCTGCGCCCGCGTGACATCGCCACCTACGTCGGCTCCGGCGCGCTCGATGTCGGGATCACCGGCCGCGACCTGCTGCTCGACTCGGGCTCACCCGCCGCCGAGATCAGCGCCCTCGACTTCGCCGCGTCGACGTTCCGGTTCGCCGGCCCAGCCGGCGTGTTCGCCGAGCTGGCCGACCTGGAGGGCAAGCGCGTCGCGACGAGCTACCCGGGCCTCGTCGGCGCGTTCCTCGGCGAGCACGGTGTCAGCACCTCCCTGATCAAGCTCGACGGCGCGGTCGAGTCGGCCGTGCGGCTCGGCGTCGCCGACGCGGTCGCCGACGTCGTCGAGACGGGTTCCACCCTCCGCAAGCAGGGGCTGGAGATCTTCGGACCGGTCATCCTGGAGTCGGAGGCCGTGCTCATCTCGTCCCCGTCGCCGGCCGCCGGGGTGGACACGCTGGTGCGCCGGCTGCAGGGCGTCATGGTCGCCCGCCAGTACGTGCTGATCGACTACAACCTCCCCGTCGCACTGCTCGAGAAGGCGGTCGCGCTGACGCCGGGCGTCGAGTCGCCGACCGTCTCTCCGCTGGGGGAGCCGGAGTGGGTGGCCGTGCGCGTGATGATCAAGCGCGAGCAGACCAACCACATCATGGACGACCTGTACGAGCTGGGCGCCCGCGCCATCCTGGTCACCTCCATCCACGCTGCGCGGATCTGA
- the trpC gene encoding indole-3-glycerol phosphate synthase TrpC — protein MLADLVAGALEDAERRRDERPLAEVEAAALARPAALDALTALAPAERVKIIAEVKRASPSRGSLAAIPDPAALAVSYETGGASAISVLTEERRFHGSLADLEAVREAVSIPVLRKEFVADPYQVFEARAAGADLVLLIVAALDQKRLVELHELITELGMTSLVEAHSADELSRALDTGAGLVGVNARDLTTFELDRDLFGRLAGSIPSGVIRVAESAVKTADDVAHYRAAGADVVLVGEALVTSDPVATLEEFLGV, from the coding sequence GTGCTCGCCGACCTCGTCGCCGGCGCGCTCGAGGACGCTGAGCGGAGACGCGACGAGCGTCCGCTCGCCGAGGTGGAGGCCGCGGCCCTCGCCCGGCCCGCCGCACTCGATGCGCTGACCGCGCTCGCCCCGGCGGAGCGCGTCAAGATCATCGCCGAGGTGAAGCGCGCCAGCCCGTCCCGCGGGTCGCTCGCCGCCATCCCGGATCCCGCCGCCCTGGCGGTCTCGTACGAGACCGGCGGGGCCAGCGCGATCAGCGTCCTCACTGAGGAGCGCCGCTTCCACGGCTCGCTCGCCGACCTGGAGGCGGTCCGCGAGGCCGTCTCGATCCCGGTGCTGCGCAAGGAGTTCGTCGCCGATCCGTACCAGGTGTTCGAGGCCCGCGCCGCGGGGGCCGACCTGGTACTGCTGATCGTCGCCGCGCTCGACCAGAAGCGGCTCGTCGAGCTGCACGAGCTGATCACCGAGCTGGGCATGACCTCGCTGGTGGAGGCGCACTCGGCCGACGAGCTGAGCCGCGCCCTCGACACCGGCGCGGGCCTCGTGGGCGTCAACGCCCGCGACCTGACGACGTTCGAGCTGGATCGGGACCTGTTCGGCCGCCTGGCCGGCAGCATCCCCTCCGGCGTCATCCGCGTGGCGGAGTCGGCCGTGAAGACGGCCGACGATGTCGCGCATTACCGAGCGGCGGGCGCCGATGTGGTGCTCGTCGGCGAGGCGCTCGTCACGAGCGACCCCGTCGCGACGCTTGAAGAGTTCTTGGGAGTCTGA
- the metK gene encoding methionine adenosyltransferase: protein MADLRLFTSESVTEGHPDKICDQISDSILDALLTVDPHSRAAVETLVTTGLVHVAGEVTSNGYVEIPALVRNKLVEIGYDSSDVSFDGTQCGVSVSIGAQSPDIAQGVDNALETRAEQSHDDLDRQGAGDQGIMFGYATTETPQYMPLPIWLAHRLAERLASVRKDGTLDYLRPDGKTQVTIGYEGAVPKSVQTVVLSTQHAPQVSNEQLQAEVIEEVINPVMHAAGLETSHIRTLINPTGRFEIGGPKGDAGLTGRKIIVDTYGGASRHGGGAFSGKDPSKVDRSAAYAMRWVAKNAVAAGLADRLEVQIAYAIGKAAPVGLYVETFGTAKVPEERIIGAIRDVFDLRPAAIIRDLDLLRPIYARTATYGHFGRELPEFTWERLDRVDDLRSAAGI from the coding sequence ATGGCAGATCTGCGTCTCTTCACGTCCGAGTCCGTCACCGAAGGGCACCCGGACAAGATCTGCGACCAGATCTCCGACAGCATCCTGGACGCGCTGCTCACCGTCGACCCGCACAGCCGCGCCGCCGTGGAGACCCTCGTCACCACCGGTCTCGTGCACGTCGCCGGCGAGGTGACCTCGAACGGCTACGTCGAGATCCCGGCCCTGGTGCGCAACAAGCTGGTCGAGATCGGGTACGACTCGTCCGACGTCAGCTTCGACGGCACCCAATGCGGTGTGTCCGTGTCGATCGGCGCGCAGTCGCCCGACATCGCGCAGGGCGTCGACAACGCCCTCGAGACGCGCGCGGAGCAGAGCCACGACGACCTCGACCGTCAGGGCGCGGGCGACCAGGGCATCATGTTCGGTTACGCCACCACCGAGACCCCGCAATACATGCCGCTGCCGATCTGGCTCGCGCACCGCCTCGCGGAGCGTCTCGCGTCCGTCCGCAAGGACGGGACGCTCGACTACCTCCGGCCCGACGGCAAGACCCAGGTGACCATCGGCTACGAGGGCGCCGTGCCGAAGTCGGTGCAGACGGTCGTGCTGTCGACGCAGCACGCTCCCCAGGTCTCCAACGAGCAGCTGCAGGCGGAGGTGATCGAGGAGGTCATCAACCCGGTGATGCACGCCGCCGGGCTCGAGACCTCGCACATCCGGACTCTCATCAACCCGACCGGACGCTTCGAGATCGGCGGCCCCAAGGGCGACGCGGGCCTCACCGGCCGCAAGATCATCGTCGACACCTACGGCGGGGCCTCCCGCCACGGCGGTGGCGCGTTCTCGGGCAAGGACCCGTCGAAGGTCGACCGCTCGGCGGCGTACGCCATGCGCTGGGTGGCGAAGAACGCCGTCGCCGCCGGCCTCGCCGACCGGCTCGAGGTGCAGATCGCGTATGCGATCGGCAAGGCGGCGCCCGTCGGGCTGTACGTCGAGACCTTCGGCACCGCGAAGGTTCCGGAGGAGCGCATCATCGGCGCGATCCGCGACGTCTTCGACCTGCGGCCGGCCGCGATCATCCGCGACCTCGACCTGCTGCGTCCGATCTACGCGCGCACGGCCACCTACGGGCACTTCGGCCGCGAGCTCCCCGAGTTCACCTGGGAGCGGCTCGACCGCGTCGACGACCTGCGCTCGGCCGCGGGGATCTAG
- a CDS encoding RsmB/NOP family class I SAM-dependent RNA methyltransferase encodes MNAPRDDRNRDRRPRPRSGPPQTRVQPARQVALDVLQAVSDSDAYANLLLPTRIARAGLSPADAGLATELTYGTLRMQGYYDRVIAIAAGRDVDRIDPPLLDVLRLGAHQLLSMRVPSHAAVNESVGLARSVGSRSGTGFVNGVLREIGRHTPDEWRDEVASRAKNDDDRLSALYSHPVWVVRALRRSLDAEGRAEELEQLLEADNTAPRVNLIALPGLVDKPDDARDDRFSPPGFTVGGGDPFGIVEKTEGRIRVQDEGSQLAALALTRAEPVRPGERWLDLCAGPGGKAALLAAEALTGGATLVANELVPARAELVRRALAPVPLEVPVWELDGTVVGAEHPEAFDRILLDAPCTGLGALRRRPEARWRKSPRDVAELTALQSALLDSAIAALKPGGLLAYVTCSPHLAETRGVVADARERHGDLLEPQATADTLQSIAVERLDLAGEGDTVQLWPHRHLTDGMFVALLRKRSA; translated from the coding sequence ATGAACGCGCCGCGCGATGACCGCAACCGCGACCGCCGGCCCCGCCCGCGTTCTGGTCCGCCGCAGACCCGCGTCCAGCCCGCCCGCCAGGTCGCCCTCGACGTGCTGCAGGCCGTCAGCGACTCCGACGCCTACGCCAACCTCCTCCTTCCGACGCGCATCGCCCGCGCCGGGCTCTCCCCGGCGGATGCCGGCCTCGCCACTGAGCTGACCTACGGCACGCTGCGGATGCAGGGCTACTACGACCGGGTCATCGCCATCGCGGCGGGCCGTGACGTCGACCGGATCGACCCGCCCCTCCTCGACGTGCTGCGGCTGGGCGCGCACCAGCTGCTGTCGATGCGCGTCCCGTCGCACGCGGCGGTCAACGAGTCGGTCGGGCTGGCGCGCAGCGTCGGCAGCCGCTCGGGTACCGGCTTCGTGAACGGCGTGCTGCGCGAGATCGGCCGCCACACTCCCGACGAGTGGCGGGATGAGGTGGCGTCGCGGGCGAAGAACGACGACGACCGCCTGTCGGCGCTGTACTCGCATCCCGTCTGGGTGGTCCGCGCGCTGCGCCGATCGCTCGACGCCGAGGGCCGGGCGGAGGAGTTGGAGCAGCTCCTGGAGGCCGACAACACCGCGCCGCGGGTCAACCTCATCGCACTGCCCGGTCTCGTCGACAAGCCGGACGACGCGCGCGACGACCGTTTCTCGCCTCCCGGCTTCACCGTCGGCGGCGGCGACCCGTTCGGGATCGTGGAGAAGACCGAGGGACGCATCCGCGTGCAGGACGAGGGCTCGCAGCTGGCTGCCCTCGCGCTGACCCGCGCGGAGCCGGTGCGGCCGGGGGAGCGCTGGCTCGACCTGTGCGCCGGCCCCGGCGGGAAGGCGGCTCTGCTCGCCGCCGAGGCGCTGACCGGCGGCGCGACCCTGGTCGCGAACGAGCTGGTCCCCGCCCGCGCCGAGCTGGTGCGACGCGCGCTCGCTCCGGTGCCGCTGGAGGTGCCGGTCTGGGAGCTGGACGGCACGGTCGTCGGCGCCGAGCATCCCGAAGCGTTCGACCGCATCCTGCTCGACGCCCCGTGCACCGGGCTCGGCGCGCTCCGTCGCCGGCCGGAGGCGCGCTGGCGGAAGAGCCCACGGGATGTCGCCGAGCTGACCGCGCTGCAGTCGGCGCTGCTCGACTCGGCCATCGCCGCTCTGAAGCCCGGCGGCCTGCTCGCCTACGTGACCTGCTCGCCGCACCTCGCCGAGACCCGAGGTGTCGTCGCCGACGCGCGCGAGCGCCACGGCGACCTGCTCGAGCCGCAGGCGACCGCCGACACCCTGCAGTCCATCGCCGTCGAACGGCTCGATCTCGCGGGCGAAGGCGACACCGTCCAGCTGTGGCCGCACCGGCACCTCACCGACGGGATGTTCGTCGCGCTGCTCCGCAAGCGCTCCGCCTAG
- a CDS encoding Trp biosynthesis-associated membrane protein: MNGRRVKYSTMLLLLVGSGLALLAATQPWFTITLTDTAEHSTTISVAGSVAAPALTALSLAGLALTAALAIAGPVFRIVLALLGLLLGVSVLISAISAVSDAVGASSSAITTATGVAGDSSIRRLVHSSAIELWPWVALVAGILVILASAAVVVFLRLWPGPSRKYQTRFAGEDGRPADELFADGEPTDDAEARAAAEEPAADAPDTDAPAADVPDSATPTTLDRDAAIDSWDDLTRGDDPTR; the protein is encoded by the coding sequence GTGAACGGCCGTCGCGTCAAGTACTCCACGATGCTGCTCCTCCTCGTGGGGAGCGGTCTCGCGCTGCTGGCGGCGACCCAGCCGTGGTTCACGATCACGCTGACCGACACGGCCGAGCACTCGACCACGATCAGCGTGGCGGGATCGGTGGCCGCGCCAGCGCTGACCGCCCTGTCGCTCGCGGGGCTGGCGCTGACCGCTGCGCTGGCGATCGCCGGTCCGGTCTTCCGGATCGTGCTCGCTCTGCTCGGCCTGCTGCTCGGCGTCTCCGTGCTCATCTCGGCGATCAGCGCGGTGTCGGATGCGGTGGGCGCGTCGTCCTCCGCGATCACGACGGCGACCGGCGTGGCCGGGGACTCCTCGATCCGCCGTCTGGTGCACTCGTCCGCGATCGAGCTGTGGCCGTGGGTTGCCCTCGTGGCGGGCATCCTGGTCATCCTGGCGAGCGCGGCGGTCGTCGTCTTCTTGCGGCTCTGGCCCGGTCCGTCGCGCAAGTACCAGACCCGCTTCGCGGGGGAGGACGGGCGCCCCGCCGACGAGCTCTTCGCCGACGGGGAGCCCACCGACGACGCCGAGGCCCGCGCCGCCGCCGAGGAGCCGGCCGCTGACGCGCCGGACACTGACGCGCCGGCCGCTGACGTGCCCGACTCCGCGACCCCCACCACCCTCGACCGCGACGCGGCGATCGACAGCTGGGACGACCTCACCCGCGGCGACGACCCCACCCGCTGA
- the hisI gene encoding phosphoribosyl-AMP cyclohydrolase — MNATTTDAVLERIRFTDTGLVPAIIQQWDTREVLMMGWMDAEAFRRTMSEGRVTFWSRSRKEYWRKGDTSGHVQYVKGAALDCDGDTLLVTVEQVGAACHTGTRTCFDADVLEPVVGASPEIEAADL; from the coding sequence ATGAACGCGACGACGACCGACGCGGTGCTGGAGCGCATCCGCTTCACCGACACCGGGCTGGTGCCGGCGATCATCCAGCAGTGGGACACCCGCGAGGTGCTGATGATGGGGTGGATGGACGCGGAGGCGTTCCGCCGCACCATGAGCGAGGGCCGGGTGACGTTCTGGTCGCGCTCCCGCAAGGAGTACTGGCGGAAGGGCGACACGTCCGGGCACGTGCAGTACGTGAAGGGCGCCGCGCTCGACTGCGACGGCGACACCCTGCTGGTCACGGTCGAGCAGGTCGGCGCGGCCTGCCACACCGGCACACGCACCTGCTTCGACGCGGATGTGCTGGAGCCGGTCGTCGGCGCGAGCCCCGAGATCGAGGCGGCCGACCTGTGA
- a CDS encoding DUF6704 family protein, whose protein sequence is MSSESVEPGHGHSPAAWTAVIIMLVAFTIGAIAFFFDAPIIVWAAAGLAVIGLIVGWVMKRAGYGVGGDKYTPKGH, encoded by the coding sequence ATGAGCAGCGAGTCAGTCGAGCCAGGCCACGGTCACTCGCCGGCGGCGTGGACAGCCGTGATCATCATGCTGGTCGCGTTCACCATCGGCGCCATCGCCTTCTTCTTCGACGCCCCCATCATCGTCTGGGCGGCTGCGGGTCTCGCGGTGATCGGCCTCATCGTCGGCTGGGTCATGAAGCGCGCCGGGTACGGCGTCGGCGGCGACAAGTACACCCCGAAGGGGCACTGA
- a CDS encoding anthranilate synthase component I, with amino-acid sequence MIDTVGGTTTRNAFDGLVGDHRVVPVIRELFADGETPVGIYRKLAAGRPGTFLLESAEQGGIWSRFSFVGASSFGVLTQEGEAVNWLDYGLPAERALGTAASLRPLEALAALHARWQTARIPGLPPLTGGLVGFIGWEAIRQIERLPDAPPADVDVPGQALAFVADLVVVDHRTGTVKLVANALADGVADADALWADAQARLDRMQRELAQPSEAWLEDVDLGIPAEPISRTRREDFLSSVVTAKERIVDGDIFQVVISQRFELECTAPALDVYRVLRALNPSPYMYLLSLEKPSGEPYQIVGSSPEALVKVQEGRAFTHPIAGSRPRGATPEQDLDLEASLLADDKERAEHLMLVDLARNDLLKVCEAGTVEVTEFMRIERFSHIMHIVSSVEGDLLPDATAIDVFRATFPAGTLSGAPKPMALRIIDELEPIQRGVYGGVIGYFDFAGDADLAIAIRTATIMDGVARVQAGGGLVADSVPENEFQESQNKAAAPLRAVAVANAMKRVL; translated from the coding sequence GTGATCGACACCGTGGGCGGTACGACGACCCGGAACGCCTTCGACGGACTCGTCGGCGACCACCGCGTCGTCCCGGTGATCCGCGAGCTCTTCGCCGACGGGGAGACCCCGGTCGGCATCTATCGGAAGCTCGCGGCCGGCCGGCCGGGCACCTTTCTGCTGGAGTCCGCCGAGCAGGGCGGCATCTGGTCGCGCTTCTCGTTCGTCGGCGCGTCGTCGTTCGGCGTGCTCACGCAGGAGGGCGAAGCCGTGAACTGGCTCGACTACGGCCTGCCCGCCGAGCGCGCCCTCGGCACGGCGGCCTCCCTCCGGCCGCTGGAGGCTCTCGCGGCGCTGCATGCGCGCTGGCAGACCGCCCGCATCCCGGGCCTCCCTCCGCTCACCGGCGGTCTCGTCGGGTTCATCGGCTGGGAGGCGATCCGGCAGATCGAGCGCCTGCCCGACGCCCCGCCCGCCGATGTCGACGTGCCCGGCCAGGCGCTCGCGTTCGTGGCCGACCTCGTCGTCGTGGATCACCGCACCGGCACCGTGAAGCTGGTCGCCAACGCGCTGGCCGACGGCGTCGCCGACGCGGACGCGCTGTGGGCGGATGCGCAGGCACGTCTCGACCGCATGCAGCGCGAGCTCGCGCAGCCTTCCGAGGCGTGGCTGGAGGACGTCGACCTCGGCATCCCGGCCGAGCCGATCTCCCGCACGCGCCGGGAGGACTTCCTGTCGTCGGTCGTCACGGCCAAGGAGCGCATCGTCGACGGCGACATCTTCCAGGTCGTCATCTCGCAGCGCTTCGAGCTGGAGTGCACGGCCCCCGCGCTCGACGTCTACCGCGTGCTCCGCGCGCTCAACCCGAGCCCGTACATGTACCTGCTGTCGCTGGAGAAGCCGAGCGGCGAGCCATACCAGATCGTGGGCTCGTCGCCCGAGGCGCTGGTGAAGGTGCAGGAGGGACGCGCATTCACGCATCCCATCGCCGGATCGCGTCCGCGCGGCGCCACGCCGGAGCAGGACCTGGACCTGGAGGCGTCGCTGCTCGCCGACGACAAAGAGCGCGCCGAGCACTTGATGCTGGTCGACCTCGCCCGCAACGACCTGCTCAAGGTGTGCGAGGCGGGCACCGTCGAGGTGACGGAGTTCATGCGCATCGAGCGGTTCAGCCACATCATGCACATCGTGTCGTCCGTCGAGGGCGACCTGCTGCCGGATGCGACGGCGATCGACGTGTTCCGCGCGACGTTCCCGGCCGGAACGCTCTCGGGCGCGCCGAAGCCGATGGCGTTGCGGATCATCGACGAGTTGGAGCCCATCCAGCGCGGCGTCTACGGCGGCGTGATCGGGTACTTCGACTTCGCCGGGGATGCGGACCTCGCCATCGCGATCCGCACCGCGACGATCATGGACGGCGTCGCACGGGTGCAGGCCGGCGGGGGACTGGTGGCCGACTCGGTGCCCGAGAACGAGTTCCAGGAGTCGCAGAACAAGGCGGCGGCTCCGCTGCGCGCCGTCGCCGTGGCGAACGCCATGAAGCGCGTGCTGTGA
- a CDS encoding phosphoribosyl-ATP diphosphatase, translated as MKTFDDLFAELAQKAQDRPEGSGTVRELDAGVHAIGKKIVEEAAEVWMAAEYESDEATAEEISQLLYHLQVLLLAKGLTPADVYRHL; from the coding sequence GTGAAAACCTTCGACGACCTCTTCGCCGAACTCGCGCAGAAGGCGCAGGACCGCCCGGAGGGCTCCGGCACCGTCCGCGAGCTCGACGCCGGCGTGCACGCCATCGGCAAGAAGATCGTCGAGGAGGCCGCCGAGGTCTGGATGGCCGCCGAGTACGAGTCCGACGAGGCCACCGCCGAGGAGATCTCGCAGCTGCTCTACCACCTGCAGGTCCTGCTCCTCGCCAAGGGGCTGACGCCGGCCGACGTGTACCGACATCTGTGA